A section of the Hemitrygon akajei chromosome 8, sHemAka1.3, whole genome shotgun sequence genome encodes:
- the LOC140731922 gene encoding uncharacterized protein encodes MAHQRVHTGEWPFTCSDCGKRFTCSSKLKVHQRVHTRERPFTCSDCGKGFTCSSKLKVHQRVHTGERPFTCSDCGKGFTQLGNLQAHQSVHTGERPFTCSDCGKGFALSSQLKVHQRVHTGERPFTCLDCGKGFTQLASLRAHQSVHTGERPFICSDCGKGFTQSSQLKVHQRVHTGEWPFTCSDCGKGFTESPQLKVHQRVHTGERPFTCADCGKGFISSSQLKVHQRVHTGERPFTCSDCGKGFISSSQLKVHQRVHTGERPFTCSDCGKGFISSSQLKVHQRVHTGERPFTCSDCGKGFTSSYHLLRHQSVHTGEWPFTCSVCGKGFTSSYHLQKHQSTHTGKWPFTCSVCGKGFTHSSQLKVHQRVHTGERPFTCSDCGKGFTTLASLRAHQSVHTRERPFTCSVCGKGFTRSSQLKVHQRVHTGERPFSCSVCGKGFTCSSQLLRHQSVHTGEWPFICSVCGKGFTESSFLQRHQSVHSGKWQFTCSDCGKGFNRSSHLLTHQSVHTGKWPFTCSVCWKGFTQSSQLKVHERVHTGERPFTCSECGKQFTQSSTLMAHWSVHTGERPFTCSDCGKGFTSSSLLKVHQRVHTGERPFTCSVCGKGFISSSQLKVHQRVHTGERPFICSECGKGFTQSPHLQAHWSVHTGEKSFTCSDCGRAFTSSSQLKVHQRVHTGSRPITCSDFGK; translated from the coding sequence atggctcaccagcgagttcacactggggagtggccgttcacctgctcggactgtgggaagagattcacttgctcatctaaactgaaggtacatcagcgagttcacacccgggagcggccgttcacctgctcggactgtgggaagggattcacttgctcatctaaactgaaggtacatcagagagttcacactggggagaggccattcacctgctctgactgtgggaagggattcacacagttaggtaacctacaagcacaccagtcagttcacactggggagaggccgttcacctgttcagactgtgggaagggatttgcttTGTCATCTCAActaaaggtacatcagcgagttcacactggggagaggccgttcacctgcttagactgtgggaagggattcacacagttagctaGCCTAcgagcacaccagtcagttcacaccggggagaggccattcatctgttcagactgtgggaagggattcactcagtcatctcaactgaaggtacatcagcgagttcacaccggagagtggccattcacctgctcagactgtgggaagggattcactgaatcacctcagctgaaggtacatcagcgagttcacactggggagaggccgttcacctgcgcagactgtgggaagggattcatttcgtcatctcaactgaaggtacatcagcgagttcacactggggagcggccgttcacctgctcagactgtgggaagggattcatttcgtcatctcaattgaaggtacatcagcgagttcacactggggagaggccgttcacctgctcagactgtgggaaaggatttatttcatcatctcaactgaaggtacatcagagagttcacaccggggagaggccgttcacctgctcggactgtgggaaaggattcacttcgtcatatcacctactgagacaccagtcagttcacactggagagtggccattcacctgctcagtctgtgggaagggatttacttcgTCATATCACCTACAGAAACACCAGTCAACCCACACAGGGaaatggccattcacctgctcagtctgtggtaagggattcactcattcatctcaactgaaggtacatcagcgagttcacactggggagaggccattcacctgctcagactgtgggaagggattcacaacGTTAGCGAGCTTAcgagcacaccagtcagttcacactcgggagaggccattcacctgctcagtctgtggtaagggattcactcggtcatctcaactgaaggtacatcagcgagttcacactggagagaggccattcagctgctcagtgtgtgggaaaggatttacttgctcatctcagctactgagacaccagtcagttcacacaggggagtggccattcatctgctcagtctgcgggaagggattcactgaatcatccttcctacagagacaccaatcagttcacagtGGGAAGTggcagttcacctgctcagactgtgggaagggattcaatcggtcatctcacctactgacacaccagtcagttcacacagggaaatggccgttcacctgctcagtctgttggaagggattcactcagtcatctcaactgaaggtacatgagcgagttcacactggggagaggccgttcacctgctcagagtgtgggaagcaattcactcagtcatccaccctaatggcacactggtcagttcacactggagagaggccattcacctgctcagattgtgggaaaggattcacttcgtcatctctacttaaggtacatcagcgagttcacactggagagaggccattcacctgctcagtctgtgggaagggattcatttcgtcatctcaattgaaggtacatcagcgagttcacactggggagaggccatttatctgctcagagtgtgggaaaggattcactcagtcaccccacctacaagcacactggtcagttcacactggggagaagtcgttcacctgctcagactgtgggagggcattcacttcgtcatctcaactgaaggtacatcagcgagttcacactgggtcgaggccaatcacctgctcagactttgggaagtga